cagtcgctggtccacgggatgcggtcatcagccttcttcctcgtcagatcggtcagcggagccgcaatctcgccaaacctcgggatgaactttctgtagtagcccaccaacccaagaaatgatttgacttttttcttggtgttgggtctaggccaatcacaaactgcttctatcttggcctctaggggttttatcactcctccccctactatgtgacccaagtattttatttctgggctacccagctgcagtttgttctctttgcagagcctaggccaaagcacttcctcccctgggtcaaagtgcctctccctgccttcctggtcatcccaagttttctttctgaccttttgagcttgcagagtctctgctgctagctctaggtttctctttaagtcattccttaaagtgcctatatatgtcacaacgtcttgtgggtcatcctgggtgatctgctcccaattttgtttgatcagatcaaggggccctttcacccttctcccaaataaaagttcaaacggactgaacccggtactggcttgtggcactgatcgataagcaaacaaaagggattgcagcttctggtcccaattgtttggattttctgccaagtaagccctaatcatgcgcattagagtcccattgaacttctcagttaacccattactttcagggtgataggcagtggtttccttgtgtttaattccacagatttgccataagcgtttcatgagcttcgatgtgaacgatgcgcccaaatctgtgattatttctgaggcaaatcccatcctggacatataccccaccaaggcatctgccactgtgttagtttcaatgttagtcaagggtatggcttcagggtaccccgtagcatggtccacaatggtgagaatgaacctgttccccctctttctggccttgggcaaaggtcccacaatatccacccctatgcatttgaacggagtgtcaatcacaggcaaagggcacaactttgctttggtcctgtcgcggctattcccctgcctttgacacacatcacattgtttacagaactctttgatctgcttccctatttcaggccagtaaaaattctgtgtgattctctgctgtgttttgttcacccctaagtgcgcagcaaacatgtcagagtgccccctttgtaagatcatggggcgatacttttcaggtaccactagctgacttctgatcccatctcccccttttgagatattcctcagggtctctctatacaaaattccctttttctcatgaaatctcactggggtttcaggtgttacctgggcatctgtcacctgttcaaaacacttttggagagtggcgtctgccttttgctctttgccaaatttgctgtttgtggtcaaggtttccaccacagcttctgaactcccttcacctgcttccgtctcgggctcatcagtacccccctgaactgtccccgtggtggcttgtgaacgtgtaatcactagcacccgtttcacatgttcagccaggtcatttcccacgagcacggctgctggcagagtcgatgaaatcgctagccgccaaactcccctccagccttgaaagttcacaggtacctccgctactggcagtgagatcacctgtccctcaatccctgccaccttcatgctctcatttgggattatatattccctaggaataatatctggatggcacagggtcacctgggaacaagtgtccctcagccctcgatactgatggtcaagtattcctacgtccacccctgctgtttcaaacaactgagaatctgttctcacgagcaagcagcgcttgacctccacaagaggaccattttcctcagcctgatcagcagatgtaactgttccagattgagtagccatggcaacaggctccctcagtgacaaggagctttgctctttctggacacagaacacagcttttggcttggttccactcgaatcctgaggcacaattccttttagctgctttaatttctcacactctgagattagatggccttttccctgacagaaataacattttctgctatattttgagtctttctcatcttgttttggttttccctccaaaatctgaggtcttggtttcatgtctgagggcttcccttcaccatgggcccctcccccttgctggcttttccctggtccctgagagtacttgctgtaggtttctttaggtttccccatcgattttccctcacccaagggctttcttatttgggaaataaaatctgcgatctcggctgcctctgccacagatttcggtttcctttccctcacctggaatttcagttccccatgcaggactgaatagaactgttccagcgctatcaagtctttgagctgctgaaaggtctctgtcccctcctgagatagccatttctctagcagcctcaccaattgggcccccacttgggtaaaagtctgctctggtttcttggtgattgacctgaatctttgcctcagctgttctgcatttatcccatgtctggcaaacaccagttttttaa
The Pogona vitticeps strain Pit_001003342236 chromosome 1, PviZW2.1, whole genome shotgun sequence genome window above contains:
- the LOC144586124 gene encoding uncharacterized protein LOC144586124, whose translation is MPLTRSQMAEMGEVKDPQVDQGSEDEFGSVQGDSTGEQNPELRKMLIVQQHELRMRQFEMEEREREKQRQFELALEREKMAFELRKLELMNQNNNNNRDSEGGQLSKADLKKFPVYHKGDCPEVFFSLVERAFVDFSVRETEKMTIMRSLISGSLAEVYAEMPEELMKDFAEFKKLVFARHGINAEQLRQRFRSITKKPEQTFTQVGAQLVRLLEKWLSQEGTETFQQLKDLIALEQFYSVLHGELKFQVRERKPKSVAEAAEIADFISQIRKPLGEGKSMGKPKETYSKYSQGPGKSQQGGGAHGEGKPSDMKPRPQILEGKPKQDEKDSKYSRKCYFCQGKGHLISECEKLKQLKGIVPQDSSGTKPKAVFCVQKEQSSLSLREPVAMATQSGTVTSADQAEENGPLVEVKRCLLVRTDSQLFETAGVDVGILDHQYRGLRDTCSQVTLCHPDIIPREYIIPNESMKVAGIEGQVISLPVAEVPVNFQGWRGVWRLAISSTLPAAVLVGNDLAEHVKRVLVITRSQATTGTVQGGTDEPETEAGEGSSEAVVETLTTNSKFGKEQKADATLQKCFEQVTDAQVTPETPVRFHEKKGILYRETLRNISKGGDGIRSQLVVPEKYRPMILQRGHSDMFAAHLGVNKTQQRITQNFYWPEIGKQIKEFCKQCDVCQRQGNSRDRTKAKLCPLPVIDTPFKCIGVDIVGPLPKARKRGNRFILTIVDHATGYPEAIPLTNIETNTVADALVGYMSRMGFASEIITDLGASFTSKLMKRLWCSQSFKC